Proteins encoded by one window of Candidatus Pelagibacter giovannonii:
- the pgsA gene encoding CDP-diacylglycerol--glycerol-3-phosphate 3-phosphatidyltransferase, which produces MLKKIPNILTIGRIIIVPFFVLAFYLPGFYGDLTACVLFVIASFTDFLDGMLARMMGEESKLGELLDPIADKIIVATALILLVMSGTIKHYEVIAAIIILTREILISGLREFLARGQIKLPVTNLAKLKTFLQMVAIALLLTGETGNKILNFQDYNAQTIGIILLWLSAFLTLYTGYEYLRKGIDHAISEDNKR; this is translated from the coding sequence ATGCTTAAAAAAATTCCAAATATTTTAACAATCGGTAGGATAATAATTGTACCTTTTTTTGTTCTAGCATTTTATTTACCAGGTTTTTATGGTGATTTAACTGCGTGCGTATTGTTTGTAATTGCTTCATTTACTGATTTTTTGGATGGAATGTTGGCAAGAATGATGGGTGAAGAGTCTAAGTTAGGTGAATTACTTGACCCTATAGCAGATAAAATTATTGTTGCTACTGCACTTATATTGCTTGTCATGAGTGGAACAATTAAACATTACGAGGTTATTGCCGCAATTATAATACTTACAAGAGAAATACTAATTTCAGGCTTAAGAGAATTTTTAGCTAGAGGACAAATTAAATTACCAGTAACTAATTTAGCAAAATTAAAAACTTTTTTACAAATGGTTGCTATAGCTCTTTTACTAACTGGTGAAACTGGTAATAAAATTTTAAATTTTCAAGATTATAATGCTCAAACTATTGGCATAATCCTTCTTTGGCTTTCTGCATTTTTAACTCTATATACTGGTTATGAATATTTAAGAAAAGGTATTGACCATGCAATTTCTGAAGAT